A DNA window from Mya arenaria isolate MELC-2E11 chromosome 17, ASM2691426v1 contains the following coding sequences:
- the LOC128222876 gene encoding uncharacterized protein LOC128222876, which produces MAVYYVTLLHLFALILLIHSTLGEEIYQTKRVLLNGNEEIATAVQLLTTQNNQLTTQVNQLTAAVNQLTRQVNQQDGGAVYVRWGRTTCPANGTDLVYTGYTAGNLYSQNGAADYLCLTSEPIWGVYDDTLHTYSARIYGTEYEFGGEGYSDGGAQFFGKNIQNHDAPCAVCITSRRATVMIPGRNQCYPGWTKEYSGYLVSGLSGTQGHASSSNYACLDAEAEYENSDIEDKNGKLMYLVEAVCGSLPCPPYVNYREITCVVCSK; this is translated from the exons ATGGCGGTTTACTATGTTACGTTGCTTCATTTATTTGCTCTAATATTGTTGATACATTCAACCTTAGGAGAGGAAATTTATCAGACAAAACGCGTTCTTCTCAACGGTAATGAAGAAATTGCCACAGCTGTGCAGTTGCTGACCACTCAGAATAATCAACTGACCACTCAAGTAAATCAGCTGACCGCTGCGGTTAACCAACTAACCCGTCAAGTTAACCAGCAAGATGGAG GCGCTGTGTATGTAAGATGGGGACGAACTACATGCCCAGCAAATGGAACTGATCTAGTTTACACGG GATACACTGCAGGGAATTTGTACAGTCAGAATGGTGCCGCCGACTACCTTTGTCTGACATCAGAACCTATCTGGGGAGTTTATGACGATACTCTTCATACATATTCGGCCAGGATCTATGGCACTGAGTATGAGTTTGGTGGTGAAGGATACTCGGACGGAGGTGCCCAGTTCTTTggcaaaaatattcaaaaccatGACGCTCCCTGTGCAGTATGCATCACTTCTCGACGAGCCACCGTCATGATCCCAGGCAGGAACCAGTGTTACCCCGGGTGGACAAAGGAATACTCTGGCTATCTCGTATCTGGTTTGTCTGGTACCCAAGGTCACGCATCGTCTTCCAACTACGCATGCCTAGATGCAGAAGCTGAATATGAAAATTCCGACATTGAAGACAAAAACGGGAAGTTGATGTATCTTGTGGAGGCCGTATGTGGTTCACTTCCTTGTCCACCCTATGTGAATTATCGTGAAATAACATGTGTTGTTTGCAGcaaataa
- the LOC128224921 gene encoding short-chain collagen C4-like has protein sequence MMAVAHITLLHLLALILWIHPTLGEEIDQTKRVLLHANDDIAAAVQLLTTQNNQLTAAVNHLTTQVNQQSTDIASLQSMIGSSSKDGGAVYVRWGRTTCPTNGTDLVYTGYTAGNSYNQGGAAEYLCLTSEPIWSVYDDTAQRYSSKVYGTEYEFELYTNGGAQFFGKNLFNHDAPCAVCHTSRRTTIMIPGRNQCYPGWTKEYSGYLVSTLSGYSGYSSPSNYACLDSDAEFESADYEDKDGKLMYLVESICGSLRCPPYVNYRELTCVVCSK, from the exons ATGATGGCGGTTGCCCATATTACGTTGCTTCATTTACTTGCTCTTATATTGTGGATACATCCAACTTTAGGAGAGGAAATTGATCAGACAAAACGCGTTCTACTCCACGCAAATGACGACATTGCGGCGGCTGTGCAGTTGCTGACCACTCAAAACAATCAACTGACCGCTGCGGTTAACCACCTGACCACTCAAGTCAACCAGCAGAGCACGGACATTGCTAGCTTACAATCAATGATAGGATCTTCAAGCAAAGATGGAG GTGCCGTGTACGTGAGATGGGGACGAACTACATGCCCGACAAATGGAACTGATCTGGTGTACACGG gTTACACTGCAGGAAATAGCTATAATCAGGGCGGTGCTGCCGAATACCTTTGCCTGACTTCAGAACCTATCTGGAGCGTTTATGACGACACTGCACAGAGATATTCATCCAAGGTCTATGGCACTGAATACGAGTTCGAACTTTACACGAACGGAGGAGCCCAGTTCTTTGGCAAGAATCTTTTCAACCATGACGCCCCTTGTGCAGTCTGTCACACGTCTCGACGAACCACCATCATGATCCCTGGCAGGAACCAGTGTTACCCCGGGTGGACAAAGGAATACTCTGGCTATCTGGTGTCTACTTTGTCAGGGTATTCAGGCTACTCATCCCCTTCAAACTACGCATGCTTAGATTCTGACGCCGAGTTTGAAAGTGCAGACTATGAAGACAAAGATGGAAAGCTGATGTACCTTGTCGAATCCATTTGTGGATCCCTTCGATGTCCACCGTATGTAAATTATCGTGAATTAACATGTGTTGTGTGCagcaaataa